ACAGCCAGGACGAGTTGCAGGCTGCCTTCAAGCGCGGCGATTTGGAAAAAGATTTTATTGCCGTTGTGCGCTTCCAGGGGCCAAAAGCCTGTGGTATGCCCGAGCTGCACAAGCTGACGCCGCCGCTGGGCGTGTTGCAGGATCGTGGGTTCAAGGTGGCCTTGCTGACAGATGGTCGTATGTCAGGTGCCTCTGGTAAGATTCCCGCTGCGATCCATATGACGCCAGAAGCGTTGGATAATGGTCCTATAGGCCTTATTCGCGATGGCGATATGATTGAATTGGACGCTGAAGCTGGCACTTTACAGTTGCTGGTCAGCGAGGAAGAGCTGAGTTCCCGTCAGCCCGCCGAATGTGATTTGTCAGCAGTTCACTATGGTATGGGGCGCGAGTTGTTTGCGCCTCTGCGTGCCACAGTGGGCCTTGCTGAAGAAGGAGCTACTGTATTTAACTGGTAAGTTAAATCCCCGACCCCGAACCTGCCGTTCGGGGTCTTCGTTTTTAGAAAGTAAATCCACTGTCAAGGTTCACAAACAGGATTACCCCTCATGCTCGATGCGTTTGATTTTGTTATTTTTGGAGGCGCTGGCGATCTGGCTCTGCGCAAGTTGATCCCCGGGTTATACCGTGCGCACCGCGAAGGCTCTCTGCCTGCCAATGCGCGTATTATCCCAACTTGCCGCAATACCCAAATGGTCGCTGAGTACAAAGACAAAGTGCGCGCCGCCGCGGAAAAACACTTGAATGCGGACGAGTTTGTCGCAGCCGATTGGGACGAATTTGCCCAGCGTCTTTTTCCTGTGTTCGTTGACATTGGTACAAAAGACGAGCACTGGGATGCCCTGGCGACACTGCTTAACAGCAGTGGCAATAGCCAGCGCGTGTTCTATCTCTCTACGCCGCCGTCAGTATTCAGCATTTGCTGTAAGCATTTGCATGAGACCGGCCTGATTACTACCAATGCCCGTGTAGTAGTTGAAAAACCGCTGGGTTATGACGCGAAGACCGCAGAAGAGATCAACAGCCAAATTGCTGAGTACTTCAATGAAGAAGCGATCTTCCGTATCGATCACTACCTCGGTAAAGAGACGGTACAAAACCTGTTGGCACTGCGTTTTGCCAACGGCATGTTCGAGCATCTGTGGGATGCCAAATCGATTGATCATGTGCAGATCAGCATTTCAGAAACCGTTGGCCTTGAAGGTCGTGCCGGTTTTTATGATGGCGCTGGTGCACTGCGCGATATGGTGCAAAACCATATTTTGCAATTGCTCTGTCTGGTGGCGATGGAGTCACCCAACAAAATGACTGCAGAGCGCATCCGCGCTGAAAAACTCAAAGTGCTGGAAAGCCTGCGCCCCTTAACGGGCAATACCGTTAAGTACAATACCGTGCGCGGTCAATATGTTGCCGGAGAAATGGACGGCAAGATGGTCCCCGGTTATCTTGATGAATTGGGGCAGCCCAGCAACACCGAAACATTTGTTGCTATTCGTGCCTACATCGACAATTCGCGTTGGGCTAACGTGCCGTTTTATCTGCGCACCGGCAAACGCATGAAACAGCGTTTTGCGGAAATCGTGATTCAATATAAAGATGTTGCACACCGCGTGTACCCTGAATCGGCGGGTGCGGCAACGCCGAACCGTTTGATTATTCGTCTCCAACCGGAAGAGAGCATCAAAATTATCATGGTCTCCAAAGATCTGGAGAAGCATGAAACCCATTTGCGCCCTGTTGTGCTCAACCTGAATTTCGCGGACACCTACAAAGATTTCTACTCTGATGCCTACAAGCGTTTGATGTTGGATGCGGCCGCTGGCGATGCCAGTTTGTTTATCCATCGCGCCGAGGTGGATGCAGCATGGTCCTGGATTGATCCTATTATCGAAGCTTGGCAGCGTCCGGAAAATAAACCCCATGGTTATATGGCGGGCAGTTGGGGTCCGCAGGCTTCATCACAGCTGATGGCCAGTGATCGTCGCCGTTGGTTCTCGATTGATGAAGTGCTATCAGGGGCGGATCAGGAATGGTAAGCGAGCGTTTATTTGAAAGTCGCGCAGAGATGATCTCTGCGTTGCAAGCTGAATGTGAAACCGCACTGCGCGATGCCGTTGAAGATCGCGGTGAAGCTACCTTTATGGTATCCGGCGGTAGCACTCCCGAGCCGCTTTACAAGGCATTAAGTGATGCAGATCTGCCGTGGGAATCCATTTACGTAGCGCTGGTTGATGAGCGCTGGGTAGAGTTTGATCACGACAAAAGCAATGAAGCCTTTACTGTCAAACATCTCATCCAGAATAAAGCCGCTGCAGCTAATTTGGTTGGCATGAAAAACTCGGCTGAAACCGCAGCTGAAGGTGTAGATGACTGTGAAAATGCCTATCAACAGCTAGCTCAGCCCTTTGATATCACCATTTTGGGGATGGGGTCTGATGGGCATACAGCGTCATTGTTTCCTCATGCGCAGGGGTTAGACGAAGCATTGAACCCTGAGTCGGAGCAATTGTGTGCCGCGATTATCGCCAAGCAAAGTGAGGTTACCGGCGCTATTACTGAGCGTATGACCCTGACCCTTGCAGGCTTGCTGCGCTCCAAATCGTTGATTTTATTGATTACCGGTGATGAAAAATTGGCTGTATTACGCGCAGCGCAAGCCGGGACGGATATTAAAGAAATGCCTATTCGCGCCGTATTGCAGCAGCAAACCGTGCCGGTTGTTGTCTATTGGGCACCGTGATTGTCGTGGCGTCTTGAAGGGGCCGTTAATTGGCTCCATTAATTGTTGAACTTATTTGAATTTGCGAGGGACATACCAGTGGCTTTAACTATTGATCAAATTGTAAGAATAGCGCCAGTCGTACCCGTTATGGTTGTTGAGCGTATCGAAGATGCTGTGCCATTGGCGACAGCCCTCTACAACGGTGGTTTGAAAGTATTGGAAATTACCCTGCGTACACCCTGCGCCCTGGATGCAATTACCGCCATGGTCGAGGCTTTGCCGGATGATGCGGTAATCGGAGCAGGGACTATTATCACTCCTGCCGATTTGGAAAAAGCGGTAAAAGCCGGCTCTACCTTTTTGGTTAGCCCAGGCACAACCCCGGCATTAATTGAGGCGGCAAAGGCCAGTCCAGTACCTTTGTTGGCGGGCGTTGCTACACCAACAGAAGCGATGAACCTCTATGTGCAGGGTTTCACCCATCAAAAATTCTTCCCTGCGGAAGCGGCGGGTGGTGTACCTATGCTCAAGTCCATTGCCGGACCTTTGCCACAAATTACTTTCTGCCCAACCGGCGGTATTGATTTGGCAAAAGCACCGAGTTATCTGGCTCTGCCTAACGTTCATTGTGTGGGCGGCACCTGGATGGCGCCAAAAGAATTGATGAAAGCGGGTCGTTGGGACGAGATTGAGCGTCTGGCCCGTGAAGCAGCCAGCTTGCCCCGCTAGTTGGCAACGATAAGAATCAAGAACTCACCCTTTTTGTTTTAGTGCCCGCTTCGGCCGGGCAATGCGATTAACTTAGGAGAATGTAATGACTATCAGAGTGGCAATTAACGGTTACGGTCGTATCGGACGCAATGTGCTGCGTGCCTTGTATGAATCAGGAAAGCGCGATCAAATTCAAATCGTTGGTATTAACGATTTGGGCGATGCTCACTTGAATGCTCACCTCACCAAATACGATTCAGTTCATGGTCAATTTAACGGTACCGTGAAGTTTGAAGGCGACACCATGTTTGTGAATGGTGATGCTATCCGCATTACTTCTGAGCGTGATCCAGCCAAATTGCCTTGGGGCGAGCTGAATGTTGATGTGGTGTACGAATGTACCGGTATTTTCACCAGCAAAGAAAAAGCTGGCTTGCATTTGGCTGCTGGCGCCAAGAAAGTCATTATTTCTGCTCCTGGTACTGATGTGGATGCAACCGTAGTATTCGGTGTAAACGACAAGGTCCTGAAAGCAACAGATACCATTATCTCTAACGCGTCTTGCACCACTAACTGCCTGGCTCCGGTTGCTAAAGTATTGAACGATAACTTCACTATCGTTCAAGGTTCTATGACCACCATTCACTCTTACACCAACGACCAAGTACTGTCTGATGTATTCCACAAAGACATCTACCGTGCGCGTTCTGCTACCCAGTCAATGATTCCAACGACTACCGGTGCAGCAAAAGCGGTAGGTTTGGTATTGCCTGAGTTGAAGGGCAAGATGGACGGTATCTCTGTACGTGTTCCTACCATCAATGTGTCATTGGTTGACCTGAACGTGTTGGTAGAGAAAGACGTAAGTGTTGAAGCAATCAACGCGGCGATGAAAAAAGCGGCTGAGACTGAAATGCCTGGCGTATTGGCATTTGTGGATGAACCATTGGTTTCTATCGACTTCAACCACAACCCGCACTCATCAAATTACGATTCATTGCAAACCAAAGTGTACGGCAAGTGGGTCAAGGTATTGGCTTGGTACGATAACGAGTGGGGTTTCTCAAACCGCATGTTGGATAACACCATCGCACTGATGAACGCCAAATAAGAGAATTTGTTATGTTAAGACGTACCAAGATCGTCAGTACGCTGGGCCCGGCTTCCGAGTCACCCGAAGTACTTGAAAAACTTATTCTTGCCGGCGTGAACGTTGTGCGTTTGAATTTCTCCCACGGATCACCGGAAGATCACAAGCGTCGTGCCGAAACCGTCCGTGCATTGGCTGCCAAGCACAACCGTTTTGTTGCTGTTTTAGGGGATTTGCAAGGTCCAAAAATCCGTGTTGCGCGCTTTGCTGAAGGCAAAATCCACCTGAAAGTAGGTGATAAGTTTGTGCTGGATGCAACCCTTGAGCGCGATGCGGGCAATCAGGATCAAGTTGGTATCGACTACAAAGAGCTGCCAAATGATTGTAAGCCCGGTGATGTACTGTTGTTGGATGATGGTCGCGTTGTTCTGCAAGTCGATAAGATTGAAGGTCCGCGTATCTACACTACCACCAAAGTGGCCGGACCTCTGTCGAACAACAAGGGTATTAACCGTCAAGGTGGGGGCTTAACCGCACCTGCACTGACAGAAAAAGATATTGCTGACATCAAAACTGCTGCAGAAATTGATGTGGATTATTTGGCGGTATCCTTCCCTCGCTCCGCTGAAGACATGAACTACGCACGCAAGCTGATGTTGGAAGCTGGTGGTCGCGCTGGTTTGGTATCCAAAGTTGAGCGTGCTGAAGCGGTTGCCGACGACGAAACGCTGGATGACATTATCCGCGCGAGCGATGCGGTAATGGTTGCTCGTGGCGACTTGGGTGTAGAAATTGGCGATGCAGCACTGATCGGTGTACAGAAGCGCATCATCGCCCGTTCTCGCGCTTTGAACAAAGTGGTGATCACGGCGACCCAGATGATGGAGTCCATGATTAACAGTCCATTGCCAACACGCGCTGAAGTCTTCGACGTTGCTAACGCCGTGCTGGATGGTACCGATGCGGTTATGTTATCTGCTGAAACAGCTGCCGGTAGCTTTCCGGTAGAAACGGTAGAGGCAATGGTGCGCATTATCCTGGGTGCGGAAAAGCATCCAACGGCCAGTTTTGACAACTACCGTATGGATCAAGCGTTCAGCACGGTTGATGAATCTATTGCGCTGGCATCTATGTTTACGGCGAACCACCTGGATGGCGTGAAGGCGATTCTGTCATTCACTGAATCCGGTAGTACACCGCGTCTTATGTCTCGCGTGGGTTCACAATTGCCTATTTTCGCGTTTTCCCGCCATGTGGGAACCCAGCGTAAAATGGCCTTGTATCGCGGCGTTCAACCTATTGCCTTTGATACCGACAGCACTCCTTGTGCAGACGATTTTGCGCGCGCAATAGAGCTGCTGAAAACTCAAGGTGTTCTGACGAAAGGTGATCTGGTGATTGTTTCCAGCGGTGATACCAACTTGTTGGGCGGCACCAATACCATGAAGATCCTGCGTGTTGAAGACAAAGCTGTCTAAGTACGTATGATCAAAAAAACGGCAGCTTGGCTGCCGTTTTTTTTGTCTGTTATTTGTTGTGGGTGATGGTTATGAAGCGCTTATGTCTCTTGTTGTTATGTCTGTCATTCTCGAGTTTTCCCGCGTTCGGGCTTGAGCTGCGCGGTAATTGGCAGCAGGGCGGTGTGATTATTGGCAAGGTTCCGGCAGCTAGCCAAATTGAATATCGCGGTAAAAAATTACATTTGTCCAGCGAGGGGGAGTTTGTGTTTGGTCTTGGACGCGATGCAGCCGGCCATGCAAGCCTGATAGTCATTGATAGCAATGGGCAGCGCACTGAGCATAAATTTGCGGTGAAGCAGCGCGACTACAATATCCAGCGGGTGACTGGTGTGCCCCAGCAGACTGTAGAGCCTGATCCCAAGCAAGTTGAGCGTGCTCGCCGTGAAGCGCAAATGGCTGCTGATGCGCGTAAGGGAGATTTGCCTTTGCGCTTTTTTGCCCAATCTTTTGTGTGGCCACTCACCGGCCCGATTACGGGAGTGTACGGTAGCCAGCGTGTTTACAACGGTGTCCCTAATTCGCCGCATTATGGGGTAGATATTGCCCGCCCGGTAGGAACTTTGGTCACGGCTCCAGCGGGAGGTGTGGTGACACTGGTGCACCCGGATATGTTCTTCTCCGGTGGCACATTAATCATTGATCATGGTCATGGTCTGTCTTCCACCTTTATTCACCTGAGTGAGATTTTGGTGAAGCAAGGCGATGAAATAGCCCAGGGGCAAGCGATTGCCAAGGTGGGTAAAACCGGCCGTGCCACTGGCCCGCATCTGGATTGGCGGATGAACTGGTTTGAGGAGCGTGTCGACCCGCAATTATTGGTTGGCGCTATGCCTGCGCACTAGCTGCATTTAAATCCCTAATTGCCGCAATAGCCCATGGGCTCTAGAGACAGGGCTGTAAAAGGCAGTGTAAGATACCGCCCCCTGCTGTCCTAATCGCGACCTAAGATCATGATAGATAAAAAGTTACTCAGTATTTTGGTGTGTCCTGTCAGTAAAGGCGAACTCGAGTATAAGCCTGAGCAACAGGAGTTGATTTGTTGGCAGAGTGGGTTGGCATACCCCATTCGCGATGGTATTCCCGTCATGCTGGAGCATGAAGCGCGCAAGCTGGGCGCGGAAGAAATTGAGCAACATCAGGCCTGATAGCAGGTGCTGATCGTAAAAATTGAACATTTAGTGGACCTATTATGAAGAGCGCTGAGATTCGCGACGCATTTTTAAAGTATTTTGAAAGCAAGGGGCACACGATTGTTGCCAGCAGTTCATTAGTGCCGGCCAATGACCCGACACTTTTGTTTACCAATGCGGGAATGAACCAATTTAAAGATGTGTTTTTGGGCGGTGACAAGCGCAATTACAACCGTGCCGTCAGTTCCCAGCGCTGTGTCCGTGCTGGTGGCAAGCACAATGACCTCGAGAATGTCGGCTATACCGCGCGCCACCACACCTTTTTTGAAATGCTTGGTAACTTCAGTTTTGGCGATTACTTCAAGCGCGATGCCATCAGTTTTGCCTGGGAGTTTCTCACCGCCAAAGACTGGCTAAATATTCCTGCTGAGAAACTCTGGGTAACCGTCTATGCCTCGGACGATGAGGCCTACGATATCTGGCAAAAAGAAATGGGCGTTCCCGCTGAGCGTATTGTGCGTATTGGCGACAATAAAGGCGCCCCCTACGCATCAGACAACTTCTGGGCGATGGGCGATACCGGCCCTTGTGGCCCTTGTACCGAAATTTTCTACGATCACGGTGCAGATATATGGGGTGGGCCACCGGGTTCTCCCGAAGAGGATGGCGACCGTTACATCGAGATCTGGAATAACGTATTCATGCAATTTAACCGTACCGCCGACGGTGTTTTGCATCCCTTGCCAGCACCTTCGGTGGATACCGGGATGGGGCTTGAGCGTATTTCTGCGGTGATGCAGCATGTTCACTCCAACTACGAAATAGATCTGTTCCAGCATCTGTTGAATGCAGCGGCAGAAGCTACAGGCAATCACGACATGGAAAATAAATCCCTGCGCGTGATTGCTGACCACATTCGCTCTTGCTCTTTCCTTATTAGTGACGGTGTTATCCCATCGAATGAAGGGCGCGGTTATGTGCTGCGTCGCATTATTCGTCGCGCCATTCGTCACGGAAATCAGCTGGGCCAAAAACAACCCTTCTTCCATAAGCTGGTAAAAGCCTTGGCAGAAGTGATGGGCGATGCTTACCCTGAATTGCACAAAAACCAGGCACAAATAGAGCGTGTATTGTTGCAAGAAGAAGAGCAATTTGAAAAAACCCTGGACAAGGGTATTGCTGTGCTTGAAGAAGCGCTTGCCAAACTCAGTGGCAAGGAGATCCCGGGCAAAGTAGTGTTCACGCTCTATGATACCTACGGCTTCCCTGTTGACCTGACCGCCGACATTGCCCGTGAGCGTGGATTGACTATCGATCAGGATGGTTATGAGGCCGCCATGGCAGAGCAGCGCGCCCGCGCCCGCGCTGCGGGTAGTTTTAAAGTCGATTACAGTGCAGCAGGCCTTGAATTGCCCGCAACAGAATTTCTCGGCTATAGCAGTCTGGCAGAGCAGGGCAAGATACTTGCGTTGCTGAAAGACGGGAAAAAAGTGGAGCGTTTGGTGGAAGGTGATGATGGCGTTGTCCTGTTGGATCGCACGCCATTCTACGCAGAGTCAGGCGGACAAGCGGGTGATTGCGGTTATCTGGAGCTGGGTGGTAATCGTCTGGAAGTGCGTGATTGTCAGAAACAAGGTGCGGCACATTTGCATCTGGTGCATGTGTTGCAAGGCGCTGTCGCTGTGGGCGACATCCTATCCGCAAAAGTGGATGCCAATGTGCGTCAGGCAACGGCATTAAACCACTCGGCAACCCATCTAATGCATGCTGCCTTACGTAAAGTATTGGGTGAGCATGTCACGCAAAAGGGCTCTTTAGTGGATTCCGAGCGTTTGCGTTTTGATTTCTCTCACTTTGAGGGGGTGACGGCGGATCAGTTAAAAGCCATTGAAACCCTGGTCAATGATCAAATTCGTGCCAACTCAGCTGTTGCGACCGAGCTCTGCGATATGGATGCCGCCAAAGCCAAGGGTGCCATGGCGTTATTTGGCGAAAAGTATGGCGACACTGTGCGTGTCCTGACCATGGGCGAGGGCTTCTCTGTCGAGTTGTGTGGTGGTACGCACGTCAATCGTACCGGTGATATAGGCCTGTTCCGGATAACAACCGAGTCAGGTGTGGCAGCTGGCATTCGTCGTATAGAAGCAGTGACTGGCACCAAGGCATTAGCTTTGTTTGATCAGGTTGAGTCATTGGTAGAAGCGGCGGGCCGCAGCTTGAAGGCAAATCGCGATTCGCTTATTGAAAAGCTTGAGGCACTGGTTGCCCACAATCGCAAATTGGAAAAAGACCTAGCCAGCCTGAAGACCAAATTGGCGACGGCTGGTAGTGGTGATGTGCTATCAAATGCAGTCGAGGTTGCGGGTATAAAAGTACTTGCACTTAACTTGGATGGAGCAGATGCCAAATCCCTGCGTGAGACAGCGGATCAATTCAAAAATAAGCTGGGTTCAGCGGTTGTGCTCTTGGCCGCTGTTGAAGATGGCAAAGTATCGCTGATTGCAGGCGTGACCCAGGATATTACCGCCAAAGTAAAAGCGGGTGACCTGATGGGTTATGTAGCGGGGCAGTTGGGTGGTAAGGGCGGTGGTCGCCCGGATATGGCACAGGGTGGTGGAACTAATGTTGCTGCACTGGATGCTGCTTTGGCCTCAGTTGTGCCATGGGTTAGCAGCCGTCTTGCTTAATACTTGTACGACAATGGATAAGAAGCGTTATAAAACCGTTTTTATCGTCCGTTTGGGTTAACTTTTATCGCAATCTGGTGTTTAATTGGCGCCTTTTTCGTGATTTGGTTAGTAAATATTAGCAATCGTCAATTGATAGAAGGATAGGCTGTAATGAGCTTATTGGTTCAGAAATACGGTGGCACCTCAGTCGGTTCCATTGAGCGTATAGAGCAGGTCGCCGACAAAGTGGCTGGTTTCCGTGCGCAGGGTCATGACATGGTGGTAGTGCTTTCTGCGATGAGTGGAGAGACTAATCGATTAATCGGTTTGGCCCAGCAAGTGCAGGAGACCCCGGACCTACGTGAGTTGGATGTATTGGTCTCAACGGGTGAGCAAGTGACTATTGCACTGCTGTGCATGGCGCTGAAAAAACGCGGTGTTGATGCCCGTTCCTATACCGGGTCACAAGTAAGAATTCTTACTGATAATGCCCATACCAAAGCGCGTATCCAGTCAATTGACGAAAAAAATATGCGTGCAGATCTTCAAGCTGGGCGTGTTGTTGTCGTTGCTGGCTTTCAGGGGGTTGATGAACAAGGCAATATCACCACCTTGGGGCGCGGCGGCTCTGATACAACCGGTGTGGCACTGGCTGCGGCGCTCAAAGCTGATGAATGCCAAATCTATACCGATGTGGATGGCGTATATACAACCGACCCTCGCGTATGCGAGCGTGCACGTCGCCTAGAGAAAATTACCTTTGAAGAAATGCTGGAAATGGCAAGTCAGGGCTCTAAAGTACTGCAAATTCGCTCTGTGGAATTTGCTGGAAAGTACAAGGTGCCACTGCGTGTGCTGCACAGTTTTAAAGAAGGCCCTGGAACCCTGATTACCCTCGACGAGGAAGATTCAACTATGGAACAACCTATTGTTTCCGGTATTGCATTTAACCGTGATGAAGCCAAAGTAACTGTTGCCGGTGTGCCAGATACCCCCGGCGTGGCGGCTAAAATCCTTGCACCTATTGGTGCTGCTAACATCGAAGTAGATGTTATTGTGCAAAACGTATCTGCTGATGGCACTACTGACTTGACCTTCACTGTGCATAAGAACGACATGAGCAAGGCGGTGTCTGTATTGGAAGGCGTAGCCAAAGAAATCGGTGCGCGCGAAGTTCGCAGCGACGATAAAGTCGCTAAAGTATCTATTGTTGGTGTTGGTATGCGTTCTCATGCTGGCGTTGCGTCAAGCATGTTTACGGCCCTTGCAGAAGATCGTATTAATATTCAAATGATCACAACTTCTGAAATTAAAATTTCAGTGATCATTGATGAGCGTTACTTGGAGTTGGCTGTGCGTAGTTTGCACACCGCTTTTGGTTTGGATGCCGAGCCGTCAGAAGGCCGTGTAAGGGGCTAAGTCTTCAATAGCGACGGTTTAGTTAAGGTGTGTGAGCTGCATTGCTGTCTGTGTTACTGCAGATAGAAAAATGTTGGGGTTTTCTTCCCTTTCGTGAAAAGTAGACGATACTTAGATCCAGGCATTCGGTTGTCAGGACGCGACAGGGGGTGTTCGGGGGTCGATGGTGGCAAGGGGTGTCTAAGTCGTACTCTTACAGGATGAGTGAAGGAGATTAAAGATGTTAATTTTGACTCGCCGTATTGGCGAAACCTTAATGGTAGGTGACGAAGTTACCGTTACTGTTTTAGGTGTAAAAGGCAACCAGGTTCGTATTGGTGTCAACGCTCCTAAAGATATTGCGGTCCATCGCGAAGAAATCTATCAGCGTATTCAGCGTGAAAAGCAAAATCAGGAAGAGCAAGACGACTAAGATCTTCTTATTCGGTTTGTTGTTCGGCGCTTTTCAATTACGCGGCGGCATGAGAAATCATCCGCCGCGTAGCTGTTTATGATGATTGGTTTTTTATTGAACGAAGTGTTTTCTCTGTAACTGTGTCGACAAAAAAACATTATTTTGTAGCGTAATTCTTCATTCAAGACTTTGATTTTTAGAGAATTATGGTATTATGCCGCACCTGCTGAGACGGAGCCTGCTTCGCTTCAGCAGACGTGGAGAAGTGGCCGAGTGGCCGAAGGCACTCCCCTGCTAAGGGAGCATACCTCAAAAGGGTATCGGGGGTTCGACTCCCCCCTTCTCCGCCATTGAATTCCAAAAAGCCCAATCGAAAGATTGGGCTTTTTTTCTGTTGCTTAAAAGTTTATCCCGTAGGTTGGTGCTGAGCGCAGCGATGCCCAACGCGATCTTCGACAGCACAAAAATCCCAATAAAAAAGCCGATGTTTTGCATCGGCTTTTTTATTAATCACTGATGATTAAAGATTACAGCGCGCTGATTTTTTGAATCTGCTCGCGTAATTTTTCTACTGCGATTTTGTTTTCTGCAACGCGGTTGCGCTCGTTTGCAACTACTTCTGCCGGTGCCTTTTCCACAAACGCCGCATTGCTCAATTTTGCTTCTGTACGCTCTATATCCTGGACCAATTTATTGCTCTCTTTGGTCAGGCGGGCGATTTCAGCATCTTTATCAATGAGGCCTGCCATAGGCACCAGTATTTCCATTTGACCTACCAGCGCGGTAGCAGACATTGGTTCCGAGTCTCCTGGGTTAAGCCAGGTGACACTTTCCAGCGAAGCTAACTTTTTCAGGAACTGCTGATTGTTATGCAGGCGCTGTTGGTCTTCGCTGGTGCCATTTTTAATCAGCACTGGTAAATCTTTGGCGGGTGATATGTTCATTTCACCGCGAATATTGCGCACGCCTAAAATCACGGATTGTAACCATTCAACATCATTCAATGCCTGTTGGTCGATTTTACTATCGTCCGCTTGCGGGTAGGGGGCGTGCATAATGAAGTCGCCTGTAACACCTGCGAGAGGTTTTATTTTTTGCCAAATTTCTTCAGTGATAAATGGCATCAAGGGATGTGCTAAACGCAGAATGGTTTCCAGTACGCGAATCAGGGTGCGACGAGTCCCTTTCTTTTGCGCTGCTGTTGCATCGGCATTCCAGAGAACGGGTTTGGATAATTCCAAATACCAATCGCAGTATTCGTTCCACACGAATTCATAAATGGCTTGCGATGCCAAATCCAGGCGATAGGTATCCAGGTATTCTGCTGCAGATTTTTCCGCCTGCTGTAATTTGCTAACAATCCAGCGGTCAGCAACGGAGAGTTCAAAATCA
The nucleotide sequence above comes from Cellvibrio sp. PSBB023. Encoded proteins:
- the zwf gene encoding glucose-6-phosphate dehydrogenase, whose product is MLDAFDFVIFGGAGDLALRKLIPGLYRAHREGSLPANARIIPTCRNTQMVAEYKDKVRAAAEKHLNADEFVAADWDEFAQRLFPVFVDIGTKDEHWDALATLLNSSGNSQRVFYLSTPPSVFSICCKHLHETGLITTNARVVVEKPLGYDAKTAEEINSQIAEYFNEEAIFRIDHYLGKETVQNLLALRFANGMFEHLWDAKSIDHVQISISETVGLEGRAGFYDGAGALRDMVQNHILQLLCLVAMESPNKMTAERIRAEKLKVLESLRPLTGNTVKYNTVRGQYVAGEMDGKMVPGYLDELGQPSNTETFVAIRAYIDNSRWANVPFYLRTGKRMKQRFAEIVIQYKDVAHRVYPESAGAATPNRLIIRLQPEESIKIIMVSKDLEKHETHLRPVVLNLNFADTYKDFYSDAYKRLMLDAAAGDASLFIHRAEVDAAWSWIDPIIEAWQRPENKPHGYMAGSWGPQASSQLMASDRRRWFSIDEVLSGADQEW
- the pgl gene encoding 6-phosphogluconolactonase → MVSERLFESRAEMISALQAECETALRDAVEDRGEATFMVSGGSTPEPLYKALSDADLPWESIYVALVDERWVEFDHDKSNEAFTVKHLIQNKAAAANLVGMKNSAETAAEGVDDCENAYQQLAQPFDITILGMGSDGHTASLFPHAQGLDEALNPESEQLCAAIIAKQSEVTGAITERMTLTLAGLLRSKSLILLITGDEKLAVLRAAQAGTDIKEMPIRAVLQQQTVPVVVYWAP
- a CDS encoding bifunctional 4-hydroxy-2-oxoglutarate aldolase/2-dehydro-3-deoxy-phosphogluconate aldolase produces the protein MALTIDQIVRIAPVVPVMVVERIEDAVPLATALYNGGLKVLEITLRTPCALDAITAMVEALPDDAVIGAGTIITPADLEKAVKAGSTFLVSPGTTPALIEAAKASPVPLLAGVATPTEAMNLYVQGFTHQKFFPAEAAGGVPMLKSIAGPLPQITFCPTGGIDLAKAPSYLALPNVHCVGGTWMAPKELMKAGRWDEIERLAREAASLPR
- the gap gene encoding type I glyceraldehyde-3-phosphate dehydrogenase, with product MTIRVAINGYGRIGRNVLRALYESGKRDQIQIVGINDLGDAHLNAHLTKYDSVHGQFNGTVKFEGDTMFVNGDAIRITSERDPAKLPWGELNVDVVYECTGIFTSKEKAGLHLAAGAKKVIISAPGTDVDATVVFGVNDKVLKATDTIISNASCTTNCLAPVAKVLNDNFTIVQGSMTTIHSYTNDQVLSDVFHKDIYRARSATQSMIPTTTGAAKAVGLVLPELKGKMDGISVRVPTINVSLVDLNVLVEKDVSVEAINAAMKKAAETEMPGVLAFVDEPLVSIDFNHNPHSSNYDSLQTKVYGKWVKVLAWYDNEWGFSNRMLDNTIALMNAK
- the pyk gene encoding pyruvate kinase, which gives rise to MLRRTKIVSTLGPASESPEVLEKLILAGVNVVRLNFSHGSPEDHKRRAETVRALAAKHNRFVAVLGDLQGPKIRVARFAEGKIHLKVGDKFVLDATLERDAGNQDQVGIDYKELPNDCKPGDVLLLDDGRVVLQVDKIEGPRIYTTTKVAGPLSNNKGINRQGGGLTAPALTEKDIADIKTAAEIDVDYLAVSFPRSAEDMNYARKLMLEAGGRAGLVSKVERAEAVADDETLDDIIRASDAVMVARGDLGVEIGDAALIGVQKRIIARSRALNKVVITATQMMESMINSPLPTRAEVFDVANAVLDGTDAVMLSAETAAGSFPVETVEAMVRIILGAEKHPTASFDNYRMDQAFSTVDESIALASMFTANHLDGVKAILSFTESGSTPRLMSRVGSQLPIFAFSRHVGTQRKMALYRGVQPIAFDTDSTPCADDFARAIELLKTQGVLTKGDLVIVSSGDTNLLGGTNTMKILRVEDKAV
- a CDS encoding M23 family metallopeptidase, with amino-acid sequence MKRLCLLLLCLSFSSFPAFGLELRGNWQQGGVIIGKVPAASQIEYRGKKLHLSSEGEFVFGLGRDAAGHASLIVIDSNGQRTEHKFAVKQRDYNIQRVTGVPQQTVEPDPKQVERARREAQMAADARKGDLPLRFFAQSFVWPLTGPITGVYGSQRVYNGVPNSPHYGVDIARPVGTLVTAPAGGVVTLVHPDMFFSGGTLIIDHGHGLSSTFIHLSEILVKQGDEIAQGQAIAKVGKTGRATGPHLDWRMNWFEERVDPQLLVGAMPAH
- a CDS encoding Trm112 family protein, whose product is MIDKKLLSILVCPVSKGELEYKPEQQELICWQSGLAYPIRDGIPVMLEHEARKLGAEEIEQHQA